Sequence from the Bacteroidota bacterium genome:
GACCCATATTTTCGCTGAAGACGGCAAAAAGTTTTTCGGTAGTAAGGTTACAGATATCTGCCAGTTCGGGAACGGCTCCATAAAGTTCGCCGGGTGAAAATGCCGGAATAACGGCACCTGTGCGATAATCGAGGCGTGAGGCAATCGTACCTCCGGTACCAAGCAATTTAACCGAAGGTAAGCCGGGCGTCATAGGGAATTCTCTTTCGGGAATCTTGTAGTTGGCTTTTTTATAGCCGGTTTCCTTCATCTCCTTGATGGTGAAAATATCGATGCCGACATTATAACCGGTAGGGATTTTCATGACGATATGGATGTCGTCGTCGTTTTCGGCACGGGGAAGCACGGTTCCGGTAAAAGTACCGCGGGTAGTGCTTACCACTGCCGTACTCCAGACACGGATATTGAATTTTTTAAGTACCTCAAGAGATTGGCCTTTATATCCCTGGAAAATATCGTCGCTCATGTTGGCTGTGTTAATTCAGTTAATAAATGGTGCTGCTGCTAAATTATTTCTTCGTCACTTTTTCGTACAGTTCTTTCAGGTTCACATTGCCGGTAGCTGTTTTGCGAAGCTGTCCCATAATCCAGTTTGTCTGGTCACGTTCATTGTCTGACCGGCGTATTTCGGAGAATTTTTGTACGAGGTAAGGAATCTTCGAGAACAATTCTTCTTTGTCCACTTTTTTAAAACCGATGCTGACCAGAATTGAATCGAAGTCCATTTTAGGATGTTCGTATAAAAGAGGCAGCATTTGTTTTGCCAGACGCACATCGAGTTTGTTCTTTTTCAGGAAGTCGAACATTTCCTTTATCTGCTCATAGCGGAATACGGATGTGGGTTTATAATGTCCTTCAACGAATTTAAGAACATGACCGAAAAATGTTCCGGTAAACGAAGAGTTGGTGCCGCACTCGTTGATGATGGTCTGAATAAGCGGAAAATGGTTATGGCTGAAGATATAGGTGTAAGCATCTTCAGGAATTCCCCATTGTTGCATTTGTTTGTAACGGTCAATCACCTCTGTCGGGAGGTTTTGCCCGAGCCGGTCAATATCGCTGTCGGCCAATGGAATGGGTGCAGAGTCGGTGTCGGGGTACATACGGTCGGCGCCGGGAAGCACGCGTTCGAAAATGGTTGTGCCGTTGGTAAGCGCTTTGCGGGTTTCGTTCGGAACACCCTGAAAAGCCATGCGGCAGCGTTCTTCAATAACTTCGAGCGCTGTTTTGATATCTTCTTCGGGTCCCCAGAAAAGTATCTGGGCATCGTTTTCATTTGAGTTGAGCTGGCTGCAAATCGTGCGCATATCCAAATCGGACATGAGCTGGAATTGAGCTTCAGAGTGTGTCATGTTCGGTTTTTCGATGCATGCAATTACCTTCAGGCGGTCGCTGATTTCGCTTGCGAAACTCTGATCGGGCTGGGTAAAGTGCGATAAAATTCCGTGGAAGCCAGGAAGGTTCACGGCATACAGTTTCAGCTTGCTGTTCTCAACATTTTTCAGCAGGTCGAACTGGTGGTTAAAGTCTGTTCCTGACAGCTCTTTGTGACTCATTTTCCATGCGGCAGGATCGGGCATCCGCGAAAGCAGAATTTCTTTAATTTTGAGTAATGCCCACTGCCTGAAACATTCATTATGTGTAAGTTCGGGTATCCATTTGGTATGTGCCACGCCTTTAATTTCAACGCGTGTTCCGCCTTTGCAGCTTACGTTTACATCCTGACGGCCGGCTCCAATACCGGTGCGTACGAGTCCGGTACTGCGTCCGAGAAAGCGGATATAATCACAGGCTTCCTTCACTTCGTCGGGGTTCAGCATTTCGGGGTAGGTCACGGTTTCGATGAGAGGCATTCCCAGCCTGTCGGTTTTATATATCCGAAGGTGGCCGATATCTGAAATTTCCCTGCATGAGTCTTCTTCCAGGCTAAGTTGAATAAGCTTTACTGTTTTGTTTTTCAGATAGATTTCGCCTTCAACACCAATGATGGCGGTGCGTTGAAAACCGGTAGGAATACTTCCGTCAAGATATTGTTTACGTGTAATATGAACTTCGCCAACGATGCTTAATTTGGACAAGAGGGAAATGAGAATAGAAATATCGAGCGCCTCGCGGTTCAGCAAAAATGGGGGTGTATCGTCAACTTCGTATGTACAGGTCGTTTCATTTTTGATTCTGTACATTATATTTTTGCGGGTTTTGAATTCCATCAGGGCGGTCCCGTCGTATTCACCGAGTTCGCTGAGGGTAGGGCGCATATGGCGAACAACCTCAGCGTCAAACACATCGCTTTTGTGGAAGCGTCCTGCGGGGCAATTGCAAAACAGCTTGCGTTTTGTTTTAAGTTGCTGATGTACTTCAAGTCCGGATTTAAAGCCTATGCGGCTATAGTCATCCTGGGTAGCTTCTTTGCGGGGAACGTATCCGATATCTTTTCGGGTTTGTTCGTGGTTGATTCGCGGGTCGAACTGGTCTTTCATAGAAGGCGTTAATTTTCGCGCTCAAAATTAGTTATATTATTTTTTAACCCAATAAAACAGTCAACTTTTTTTTAAGGAAATAATTCTTCTGAAACCATTGAAAATACTGGTAGTTTGGCGACAGCGCTCTAAATGACGCATTATATTTCAATTAAAACATATAATATTAGTATTATCTTAGAGGTGCTTTTTGCGCGTAAAAAACTGGAATTCACGGGCTGTTAATAAATAAACTGGATTTATTAACAAAAGTTATTAACAATTATCCGTATATTTGTTAGTTAAAATATAATTAAACGGTTAAATATTAAAAATAATCGACCAACAGTGAAACCTTTTTGATGAAATAGCATATAAGTGGCATGAACGACATTTATAAAATTGTTAAATTATAGTCGTGAATCGCTTAAAAACATTTTTCATTAGGGAGGATTAAGCTGATGCAAAGCACTACAAGCGGCGAAAATACAGGTATAAACACAGGATTTGCAGTGAAGACAAAAAAAGTACTCGTTGTTGACGATGTTTATTTGAATCAGGTTTTGCTGGGAAAATTTCTGGAGAAACACGGGATGATGCCGCAGTTTGCACACAACGGTCGCGAAGCCCTTGACAAGCTTAAAGCGGAAGAATTTGATCTTATATTAATGGATTTGCAGATGCCGGTAATGGATGGTTATGAATCAATTGAGCGGATACGCCATGATTTTGCTCCGCCGCTTTGCAACATTCCCATAATCGGTATTTCGGCCAGCGTTTTTAATGAAGAGTTTCAGCGCTGTCTGGATGTAGGAGCCAATGATTTTATTTCAAAGCCCTACGAACCCGAAGACCTGTACAATAAGATAATGAAAAATCTGCGCATGGCAACCATGAAGCAGCATGAGGCAGAAGCAGAGCATACTATTATAAATGATAGCGAGTCGCTGATTGATTTGTCGTACCTCGAACAGTTTTCGGGTGGCGACAAGGCGTTTGTGCATGAAATGATAACGTATTTTATTGATCATACACCCGAGACTCTTGCCGGTATGAAAGCGTGTTATACCGCTCATGATTATGAGAAGGTGTATCATCATGCACATAAATACGCACCCCAGCTTACATTTATGGGAATAAAATCCATTGTCGGGTTGGTAGAGCGCATAGAATTGTATGCCAAGAAAAGAGAGAATATTCAAAAAATTCAAAGTCTTATAGAAACAGTTACCCTTGTGAGTGAACGTGCAATTAAAGAATTGCAAAAATATTTAAACACATGAAAATACTGATATGCGAAGATGACTTCATGATGGCAAAAGCCATTGAGCATCGGTTAACGCGTGATGATTATCAGGTTACCGTAGCTCCCGATGGTAAGGTTGCCGCTGAGCGCGTTAAGGCTGAAGATTTCGATCTTATCATCACCGATTTGCTGATGCCCTTTTTTGGAGGGTTGGAGCTCATCAATCTGGTGCGCAACCAGCTTGGGAAAACCGTTCCTATTATTGTGCTTTCCAAATTAGGCAATGAGAGCACGGTTGTGGAGGCTTTCAAGATTGGTGCCACCGATTACATCACCAAGCCATTCAGCCCCAATGAACTTGCCATCCGTATTAAAAAGATACAACCTGCCGTTGCGCAGCCGGAGGTTGCAGAACCTGCGGCACCAAAAGCACAGAAGCTCATTGATCTGGCATATCTGAGAGAGCTTGCATCGGGTGATATGTCTTTTATGAATGAAATGGTAAAATATTTTATTGATAATGCCCCCGTGCTGCTTATAGAAATGAAAGCAAGCATTGACCGCAAAGACTGGGATACCTTGCGCGAACAGGCAAACAAATTTATTCATCAGCTTTCATTCATGGGAATCAAATCTATTTTAGCCGATGTGGAAGCTATGGACACCATTTTGCTTACAGGTCGTAACACTGAGAAACTGGATGTGATGATGGATAAAATAACCCGTGTCAGCAAAGATGCGATTGCTGAATTACGAACATTAACAGGATAATATTTTTAAAAGAAAATAGTATTACCAAATTCGAACTGAAATGAAAATACTTGTCTGCGAAGATGATCTTATGATGGTAAAAGCCATTGAGCACAAACTCTTGCAGGATAATTATGAAGTAGTAATTGCTTCCGATGGTAAAGAAGCCGTTGAAATTATCCAGAAACAGGATTTTGACCTGATTATGACGGACATGCTGATGCCGTTTTTTAACGGTACAGACATCATTGACATGGTGAGAAACAAGCTTCAGAAACCAACACCTATTCTGGTATTTTCAAAGCTTGGGAATGAAGATACCATTATAGAAGCGCTTCAGCTTGGCGCAAATGATTATCTGGCGAAGCCATTCAAACCAAATGAACTTGCCATCAGGGTAAAACATTTATTGATGCGCAAGCAGGCCATTGCCGATGTTCAGGTGCCGTTGAAAACAAGCGATACGCATGTTATTCCCGACTGGACATACGATATTATTACCAGTCTTGCCGACCCTCATACACGTATCAGCGAAGTGCTGTACAAGGTTCAGGGTATGAGTTTGCGCGACAGAGAGCACGACTTTCAGGTAAAAGAATGGATAAGCAAGGAATTGAACGGCTATCGCTGGCAGGATGTGCCGGATTTCAGAAAGGTGAAAGCTTCTATTTTTGGAAACTTTGTTGAAGACCGCGGTTTTGGGCTAATTGCCAACAAAAACCACGTCATGGTTCCTTCAGAATATTTTAAGGAAGAAATTCGCGATCAGGTGATGAGTGCGAAGATATCGTGCCCTGTTACAGAGCTGGAGCGCATGGCTGAAGGCAATGAGGATTATCATATCAACCTGCCGCAGCTTGTGAATTCGCAGGTGGCATTATTCCTCGAAAGAGGATGGCATGTTGATTTACTCTGGCAGAAAATAAGTCTGCAGTCGCTGGAATCCCTGTTAAGCTCTATTCGTTCCAACCTGATACGTATGTTGCTCAGACCGGTAACCATAGAACAGGGTGCACCCACAACCAGAATTGAAGAAAAGGTGAATATTGGCGAAATGCTGAATAAATTCCTGTTTGAAGAACCGGTGAAAGAGAACCCTGTATTCAGGAAAAGAGAGCAGCCTGTATACCGCACGGGACCGGCGCCCATGCCTTCATTTAATCCGGCAGCGATTTCCGAAAATCCATATCACTCCGAGAAAACGCGCGGTGATTTGATTAAATTCGTGGGCGAACTCACGCGCAATGTTGAAACGCTGGGATTAAAAGACGATGATAAAAAAGATCTTGAACTAGAGATAAAAAGAATTGAAACACAGCTGGCACGGCAAAGCATCAAAACAAGAATTATCAGCGATTCGCTGAATGTAATCAACAGTATACTTCACGAGGGCAAGTAATGTTTGAAGTTTGCTGATAAACTAAAAAACGAGATCATTCCCATGCGGAAAGGAATAGTATATATATTGTTTGCAGCCTGCATGATAATTGCGATTCGGGCGTTTGCACAGGATGAAACACCTGTGCCCATGACGCGGTCGGACTCACTTTTTCAGCAAGCGCGCGAGCTGGCTTTTACCAACCAGTATGCAGCAGCACGGTCGATGTGCCGGAAGATTATCAAGAAAGATACCGCCTATCACGATGCGGAGGTACTTATGGCGCGGACCTATTCGTGGGAGCAACGCTATGATTCGGCACGAATATTACTGCAGAAAGTGATTAAAGCGCGCAAAAAACACTATGATGCACTGGACGCCATGATAGACGTTGGTCTTTGGTCGCTTAAAAATGATGAAGCACTAAAAGCAGCCGATCAGGCGCTGGCACAATACCCTGCAGATACTACATTCCTGTATAAAAAGGCCAAGGCGCTGCATCTTTTAGACCGAGATAAAGAGGCGCTTCCGATATTACAGGATTTTGTAAAAAAATATCCTGAATCGTCGAATGCGAAAGCGCTGCTTTCGGAAGTTGAAGATGCGATGATGAAAAACCGGTTTGGGATTCATTACATTTATGATTTCTTTACACCGAATATGCCCACCTGGAATCAGGTTTCTATAGAATATCAGCGGGACGCCAATATTGGTCCCATTATCGGGCGGCTGAATTATGCAAAGCGGTTCAACAAAACGGCCACACAGCTTGAGTTTGATGCTTATCCGCACATCAGCAAAGGAACCTATTTTTATTTCAATATGGGCTTTTCGGGACCGAATGATGTTTTTCCGCGCTTCAGGGTGGGAGCGGAGGTTTTTCAGGCACTCGGCAAAGGGTTTGAATTATCAATAGGTTTCAGACATCTTACGTTTGACTCAACCAGAGTTATGGTATATACCGGCACGGCGAGCTATTATTATAAAAATTACCTGTTTACTTTCAGACCTTATATTTCCTTTATTCAGGGAGGCGTATCCAAAGCCTTTACCTTGATGGGCCGCTATTACATTGACGGTTCTATAAACGACTATGTAACGGTGCTGGCAGGAACCGGCAATTCGCCCGACGATCATCTGCAGATAATCAATCAGGGTCAAGACTTGACGCTCCATTCAACAAATTTTTATTTTGATTATCAGCGCCGAATTGCAAAGCATTTTATTTTACGCGGATTTTTCGGCTTTGCCAATGAAGAGTATAAAATATCGAAGTTCAGGTCGCGGAATTCGGTTGGCGGAAGCCTTTATTATATGTTTTAATTATGATAAGAAGACACATGAACAGGATACTATTGATACTATTGCTGATGTTTTCTTTTGCAGGCGCTGCCTATTGCCAGAATTCGCCCGGACCGTATACACCCGGAAACGAGAAGCTGGACAGCGTTATCAAGAAGAAGGTCAGCAACAAGATTTATATTCCGGAAATTAATACAGGCGTTCCTGTGTATTCTGTGGATGTTACCGTTATTGAAAAAGGCAATAAATCGGCGTGGCAGAGCTTTCTCGATGCCTACAATTCGCCGTTTGTTTTAATAAAAGTACTGGTATATCTTACCTTGTTATTCATTCTTACGCTGATAAGTTTATTGGTAATTATCATACTCCATCGTGTTCGCGATATTCGCATTACAAATGCCCGTAATGAACTTATTGTTCGTTATCAGGAAATGATAACCGGACTTCTATTTGAAG
This genomic interval carries:
- the gatE gene encoding Glu-tRNA(Gln) amidotransferase subunit GatE — encoded protein: MKDQFDPRINHEQTRKDIGYVPRKEATQDDYSRIGFKSGLEVHQQLKTKRKLFCNCPAGRFHKSDVFDAEVVRHMRPTLSELGEYDGTALMEFKTRKNIMYRIKNETTCTYEVDDTPPFLLNREALDISILISLLSKLSIVGEVHITRKQYLDGSIPTGFQRTAIIGVEGEIYLKNKTVKLIQLSLEEDSCREISDIGHLRIYKTDRLGMPLIETVTYPEMLNPDEVKEACDYIRFLGRSTGLVRTGIGAGRQDVNVSCKGGTRVEIKGVAHTKWIPELTHNECFRQWALLKIKEILLSRMPDPAAWKMSHKELSGTDFNHQFDLLKNVENSKLKLYAVNLPGFHGILSHFTQPDQSFASEISDRLKVIACIEKPNMTHSEAQFQLMSDLDMRTICSQLNSNENDAQILFWGPEEDIKTALEVIEERCRMAFQGVPNETRKALTNGTTIFERVLPGADRMYPDTDSAPIPLADSDIDRLGQNLPTEVIDRYKQMQQWGIPEDAYTYIFSHNHFPLIQTIINECGTNSSFTGTFFGHVLKFVEGHYKPTSVFRYEQIKEMFDFLKKNKLDVRLAKQMLPLLYEHPKMDFDSILVSIGFKKVDKEELFSKIPYLVQKFSEIRRSDNERDQTNWIMGQLRKTATGNVNLKELYEKVTKK
- a CDS encoding response regulator, giving the protein MQSTTSGENTGINTGFAVKTKKVLVVDDVYLNQVLLGKFLEKHGMMPQFAHNGREALDKLKAEEFDLILMDLQMPVMDGYESIERIRHDFAPPLCNIPIIGISASVFNEEFQRCLDVGANDFISKPYEPEDLYNKIMKNLRMATMKQHEAEAEHTIINDSESLIDLSYLEQFSGGDKAFVHEMITYFIDHTPETLAGMKACYTAHDYEKVYHHAHKYAPQLTFMGIKSIVGLVERIELYAKKRENIQKIQSLIETVTLVSERAIKELQKYLNT
- a CDS encoding response regulator transcription factor, with the translated sequence MKILICEDDFMMAKAIEHRLTRDDYQVTVAPDGKVAAERVKAEDFDLIITDLLMPFFGGLELINLVRNQLGKTVPIIVLSKLGNESTVVEAFKIGATDYITKPFSPNELAIRIKKIQPAVAQPEVAEPAAPKAQKLIDLAYLRELASGDMSFMNEMVKYFIDNAPVLLIEMKASIDRKDWDTLREQANKFIHQLSFMGIKSILADVEAMDTILLTGRNTEKLDVMMDKITRVSKDAIAELRTLTG
- a CDS encoding response regulator encodes the protein MKILVCEDDLMMVKAIEHKLLQDNYEVVIASDGKEAVEIIQKQDFDLIMTDMLMPFFNGTDIIDMVRNKLQKPTPILVFSKLGNEDTIIEALQLGANDYLAKPFKPNELAIRVKHLLMRKQAIADVQVPLKTSDTHVIPDWTYDIITSLADPHTRISEVLYKVQGMSLRDREHDFQVKEWISKELNGYRWQDVPDFRKVKASIFGNFVEDRGFGLIANKNHVMVPSEYFKEEIRDQVMSAKISCPVTELERMAEGNEDYHINLPQLVNSQVALFLERGWHVDLLWQKISLQSLESLLSSIRSNLIRMLLRPVTIEQGAPTTRIEEKVNIGEMLNKFLFEEPVKENPVFRKREQPVYRTGPAPMPSFNPAAISENPYHSEKTRGDLIKFVGELTRNVETLGLKDDDKKDLELEIKRIETQLARQSIKTRIISDSLNVINSILHEGK
- a CDS encoding YaiO family outer membrane beta-barrel protein, translated to MRKGIVYILFAACMIIAIRAFAQDETPVPMTRSDSLFQQARELAFTNQYAAARSMCRKIIKKDTAYHDAEVLMARTYSWEQRYDSARILLQKVIKARKKHYDALDAMIDVGLWSLKNDEALKAADQALAQYPADTTFLYKKAKALHLLDRDKEALPILQDFVKKYPESSNAKALLSEVEDAMMKNRFGIHYIYDFFTPNMPTWNQVSIEYQRDANIGPIIGRLNYAKRFNKTATQLEFDAYPHISKGTYFYFNMGFSGPNDVFPRFRVGAEVFQALGKGFELSIGFRHLTFDSTRVMVYTGTASYYYKNYLFTFRPYISFIQGGVSKAFTLMGRYYIDGSINDYVTVLAGTGNSPDDHLQIINQGQDLTLHSTNFYFDYQRRIAKHFILRGFFGFANEEYKISKFRSRNSVGGSLYYMF